From the Spiroplasma alleghenense genome, one window contains:
- a CDS encoding ABC transporter ATP-binding protein: MEKNVIKNEQEAIKAANDRAEEIITKKDRKSFFGLLSGYFKQYWIITFSIILVTLLSSIATVLGPKITERLMGTLMAGQLENAFGGVIDSGNLSQFNEFIHKTYSFISAKFVGEDLVYFSNLFGMELTWTGWIYVQLVLFGFIAVFTFISNFLAGLMGKRVEISLRNKSLEKLVKQDMSYYSDKKIGEILTKIVSDTQIIGEQAQQVPVTMLSAIFTFFGSLIVMSTINGFLTLVVVSAMLIILITIFGSFTIVKKMMFRVRSSITSINGDVTDRINTVRLIKASGTEEYETERFKEVHKDYYNKSKKLVNMQAIMITIMIAGISSIQIVIIIAAALRYHDNVAVLSVALTSFISGVGTMIGPLMQMVRVAVGLASASTSSQRIYAIINSKSIINPHYDPNEGIHIEHIDGDIVFKDVVFAYPEKPEQVILPKFNITFEKGKSYAFVGETGVGKSTISKLLLRFYDPSEGQVLINSKHDLKEVQLSSYLDKVGYVEQEPQILFGDVLDNIRYGRFDATDEQVYEAAKKAELHELVSTWPDGYQTILGERGFMLSGGQKQRLVIARMFLKDPELLILDEATSALDNIVEKEIQANLEELMKGRTTISIAHRLSTIKNSDKIIVLAKGIGAAQSGTFDELKNKPGHFQELYKAGLMD, translated from the coding sequence ATGGAGAAAAACGTAATTAAAAACGAACAAGAAGCTATCAAAGCTGCCAACGATCGTGCTGAAGAAATAATTACCAAAAAAGACCGTAAATCATTTTTTGGATTACTTTCAGGATATTTTAAACAATATTGAATAATCACATTTTCGATAATTTTAGTAACATTACTTTCGTCAATTGCGACAGTTTTAGGACCAAAAATTACTGAAAGATTAATGGGAACTTTAATGGCAGGTCAATTAGAAAATGCCTTTGGAGGGGTAATTGACTCGGGAAATTTGAGCCAATTTAATGAATTCATCCATAAAACATATTCATTTATTTCGGCTAAATTTGTTGGAGAAGATTTAGTATACTTTTCAAATTTATTCGGAATGGAATTAACTTGAACTGGATGAATTTATGTTCAATTAGTTCTTTTTGGATTTATTGCAGTTTTTACATTTATTTCAAACTTCTTAGCAGGACTAATGGGAAAAAGAGTTGAAATTAGTCTAAGAAATAAATCACTTGAAAAATTAGTAAAACAAGATATGAGTTACTACTCAGATAAAAAAATTGGAGAAATTCTAACTAAAATTGTTTCAGATACTCAAATTATTGGAGAGCAAGCTCAACAAGTTCCGGTAACTATGTTGTCAGCAATTTTTACATTCTTTGGTTCATTGATTGTAATGTCAACAATTAATGGTTTCTTAACTTTAGTAGTTGTTTCAGCAATGTTAATAATTTTAATAACAATCTTTGGTTCATTTACAATTGTTAAAAAAATGATGTTTAGAGTTAGAAGTTCAATCACAAGTATTAACGGAGATGTTACTGATAGAATTAATACTGTAAGATTAATCAAGGCTTCAGGAACTGAAGAATATGAAACTGAAAGATTTAAAGAAGTTCATAAGGACTACTACAACAAATCTAAAAAATTAGTTAACATGCAAGCAATTATGATTACAATTATGATTGCTGGAATTTCTTCAATTCAAATTGTTATAATAATTGCAGCAGCACTTAGATATCATGATAATGTTGCCGTTCTTTCAGTCGCTCTAACTTCATTTATTTCTGGGGTTGGAACTATGATTGGTCCGCTAATGCAAATGGTAAGGGTAGCTGTTGGTCTAGCATCAGCTTCAACTTCTTCACAAAGAATTTATGCTATTATTAATTCAAAATCAATTATTAACCCTCACTATGACCCAAATGAAGGGATTCACATCGAACATATTGATGGGGATATTGTTTTCAAAGATGTAGTCTTTGCATATCCTGAAAAACCCGAACAAGTAATTTTACCAAAATTCAACATTACTTTTGAAAAAGGTAAAAGTTATGCTTTTGTTGGAGAAACTGGTGTTGGTAAATCAACAATTTCAAAACTGTTGCTAAGATTCTATGATCCTTCAGAAGGGCAAGTGTTAATTAACTCAAAACATGATTTAAAAGAAGTGCAACTTTCAAGTTACTTGGATAAAGTTGGTTATGTTGAACAAGAACCACAAATTTTATTCGGAGATGTCCTTGATAACATTCGTTATGGTCGTTTTGACGCAACAGACGAACAAGTTTACGAGGCGGCTAAAAAAGCTGAATTACACGAACTAGTAAGTACTTGACCAGATGGGTACCAAACCATCTTAGGTGAACGTGGATTTATGTTATCTGGGGGTCAAAAGCAACGTTTAGTAATTGCTAGAATGTTTTTAAAGGATCCAGAACTTTTAATTCTTGATGAAGCAACTAGTGCTTTGGATAATATTGTTGAAAAAGAAATTCAAGCAAATTTAGAAGAATTGATGAAAGGTCGTACAACAATTTCGATTGCTCACCGCTTAAGTACGATTAAAAATTCTGATAAAATTATAGTGTTGGCCAAAGGAATCGGAGCTGCCCAAAGTGGTACTTTTGATGAATTAAAAAACAAACCTGGTCATTTCCAGGAACTGTATAAAGCCGGATTAATGGATTAG
- the obgE gene encoding GTPase ObgE has protein sequence MKFVDVALFDIKAGKGGDGAVSFRHELFVANGGPNGGDGGDGGNVIFIGDEGKSSLLDLKLQKNYFAFDGEKGDIKNMHGKDGKDIFVKVPVGTVLINQENQDILADFTKEGQTIILAHGGKGGKGNARFANSRNKAPTIFEAGELGEKFSIRAELKVLADVGFVGLPNAGKSTLLRAISNSKAEVADYPFTTINPQLGVSRDNQGRSFTVADLPGLIEGASLGRGLGHEFLRHIERCRIICHVIDMSGNYGTEDVIKNYELIRNELITYNLNLEKRHEIIVANKIDLVEAQINIIDFKEHFPNHQIIEISGAKKININSLLTAIADALQTTKDIPLWEIKGNEIKEGVKIYTFESPTKDIQVMNLGNGRWEVKGEPVFKVYQKTPIATHDNLLLFNEKMKKLGVYETLREKGAAKGDFVKIFDIELEWMD, from the coding sequence ATGAAATTTGTTGATGTAGCCCTTTTTGATATTAAGGCTGGAAAAGGCGGTGATGGTGCCGTTAGTTTTCGTCATGAACTATTTGTTGCCAATGGAGGTCCCAATGGTGGTGATGGTGGTGATGGAGGTAATGTTATCTTTATCGGAGATGAAGGAAAATCATCACTATTAGATTTAAAACTTCAAAAAAATTATTTTGCTTTTGATGGTGAAAAAGGCGATATCAAAAATATGCACGGTAAAGATGGTAAAGACATTTTTGTTAAAGTTCCTGTTGGAACAGTTCTGATTAATCAAGAAAATCAAGATATTTTAGCAGACTTTACCAAAGAGGGACAAACCATTATTCTGGCCCACGGTGGTAAAGGTGGTAAAGGGAATGCTCGTTTTGCAAATTCTCGCAATAAAGCTCCGACTATTTTTGAAGCTGGAGAATTGGGTGAGAAGTTTTCAATTCGTGCAGAACTAAAAGTCTTAGCAGATGTAGGGTTTGTTGGTTTACCAAATGCTGGTAAATCTACTTTACTAAGAGCTATTTCAAATTCAAAAGCCGAAGTGGCTGATTACCCTTTTACAACAATTAATCCTCAGCTTGGAGTAAGCCGTGATAATCAAGGAAGAAGTTTTACTGTTGCAGATTTACCTGGTTTAATTGAGGGTGCTAGTTTGGGTAGAGGACTTGGTCATGAGTTTTTACGTCATATCGAGCGATGCCGTATTATTTGTCACGTCATTGATATGTCGGGTAATTATGGAACCGAGGATGTAATTAAAAATTATGAATTAATAAGAAATGAATTGATCACTTATAACTTAAACTTGGAAAAACGTCATGAAATTATCGTTGCCAATAAAATTGATTTGGTTGAAGCTCAAATTAACATAATTGATTTTAAAGAACATTTTCCTAATCACCAAATAATTGAAATTTCAGGAGCTAAAAAAATAAATATTAATAGCCTTTTGACTGCCATTGCCGATGCTTTGCAAACCACTAAGGATATTCCTTTGTGAGAAATAAAAGGTAATGAAATAAAAGAGGGTGTTAAAATTTATACTTTCGAATCTCCAACAAAAGATATTCAAGTTATGAATTTGGGTAATGGTCGTTGAGAAGTAAAGGGAGAACCGGTCTTTAAAGTTTATCAAAAAACTCCGATTGCAACTCATGATAACCTACTACTTTTTAATGAAAAAATGAAAAAGTTGGGAGTTTATGAAACTTTACGTGAAAAGGGAGCCGCTAAAGGCGACTTTGTTAAAATATTTGATATTGAACTAGAATGAATGGATTAG
- the nadE gene encoding NAD(+) synthase has protein sequence MDLKNYKDEIVKFIQEETKRAKADGVIVGVSGGIDSAVVSLLAKEAFPNDYLTVWMPISSSQEDLKCVNELIEEHKLLNVKVDLQPVFASIKEELERTGLKISELALANTKARLRMSSLYGLAQSKNYLVLGTDNAVEWHIGYFTKFGDGGCDLLPLVHLLKGEVGQLGKLLNVPNSIISRPPTASLWEGQTDEKEIGFSYQEIDSYLEGDSSNLDLKKRIDSLHESSDHKRRGANQPKPFKGR, from the coding sequence ATGGATTTAAAGAATTATAAAGATGAAATTGTTAAATTTATTCAAGAGGAAACAAAAAGGGCGAAAGCTGATGGAGTTATTGTTGGGGTAAGTGGAGGTATTGACTCAGCAGTTGTGAGTTTATTAGCAAAAGAGGCCTTTCCAAATGACTATTTAACTGTTTGAATGCCAATTTCTTCATCCCAAGAGGATTTAAAGTGTGTTAATGAATTGATAGAAGAACACAAGTTATTGAATGTTAAAGTTGATTTGCAGCCGGTTTTCGCTTCCATTAAAGAAGAATTAGAAAGAACTGGATTAAAAATTAGTGAATTAGCATTGGCTAACACCAAGGCTCGCTTGAGAATGAGCTCTCTTTATGGATTGGCGCAATCAAAAAACTACTTAGTTTTAGGAACTGATAATGCTGTGGAATGACACATTGGTTATTTTACAAAATTTGGTGACGGAGGTTGTGACCTGTTGCCTTTAGTGCATTTATTAAAAGGTGAAGTTGGCCAACTGGGAAAATTATTGAATGTTCCTAATTCGATAATTTCGCGACCACCGACCGCTTCACTTTGAGAAGGTCAAACTGATGAAAAAGAAATTGGTTTTTCATATCAAGAAATTGATAGTTATTTAGAGGGAGATTCAAGCAATTTAGATTTGAAAAAACGTATTGATAGTTTGCACGAAAGTAGTGATCACAAACGTCGTGGAGCTAATCAGCCAAAACCATTTAAGGGGCGTTAA
- a CDS encoding DUF3196 family protein gives MNKDFYDQTIIEIEGLIADKKYQEALEQINSELRMPYMPADFEAKLLKQQQEVGGLINQSNPNPKMWNLELIKKMLNQVDENLQLNAIEALKGFNIRAILPELKDFLINRNNCDENKVCLIFIIADQHINEEFKVVKKNGTYNINPSQFNLQDSLDNLKLIREKLLEIVYNDNPSLFNVCEFILNSYFYLAFPNFAQEDLNSLVAAIWYKASLAQGVEIGYNIVEENIKIEEQKFNQMVDLINSYNII, from the coding sequence ATGAATAAAGATTTTTATGATCAGACAATTATTGAGATTGAAGGACTAATTGCTGATAAAAAATACCAAGAAGCTTTGGAACAAATTAATTCTGAATTGAGAATGCCTTATATGCCTGCAGATTTTGAAGCTAAGTTATTAAAACAGCAACAAGAAGTTGGCGGATTAATTAATCAAAGCAATCCGAACCCAAAAATGTGAAACCTGGAATTGATTAAAAAAATGTTAAATCAAGTCGATGAAAATCTACAGCTTAATGCCATTGAGGCTTTGAAAGGATTTAATATTAGAGCAATTTTACCAGAATTAAAAGATTTTTTAATTAATCGAAACAATTGTGATGAGAATAAAGTTTGCTTAATTTTTATTATTGCCGATCAACATATTAATGAGGAATTTAAGGTTGTCAAAAAAAACGGTACTTACAACATAAATCCTAGCCAATTCAATTTGCAAGATTCTTTAGATAATTTAAAGTTAATACGCGAGAAACTCCTAGAAATAGTTTATAACGATAATCCAAGCCTTTTCAATGTGTGTGAATTTATTCTAAATAGTTACTTTTATCTGGCATTTCCTAATTTTGCTCAAGAGGATTTAAATTCTTTAGTAGCAGCAATTTGGTACAAGGCTTCTCTGGCACAAGGGGTTGAAATCGGGTATAATATAGTGGAAGAAAATATTAAAATAGAAGAACAAAAATTCAATCAAATGGTTGACTTAATTAATTCTTATAATATTATTTAG
- the hemW gene encoding radical SAM family heme chaperone HemW yields the protein MTNDELITKDVKSLYVHIPFCDSICFFCDFVKVKKTSDEQVWQYLEKLEQEIESYRDDLGNLETIYIGGGTPSCLNEECTLKMLQILHPFVKENIEYTIEINPEKVSENKLELYKKFGVNRLSIGIQTFSNPLLKKIGRIHDNLEPIRVIELARKIGFENISIDLIYNLFEQNKDDILVDIEKIKELKPDHISWYSLILKENSIWGKLKKKLPENDEYFDEIINSKLIELGYCRYEVSNYSLNNKISLHNLSYWNNQRFIGVGIGAAGFIEMNNNLYLTKNEGNINHWERIDQLLSQKEYYFQIIMMGLRLVDGIDFSKVRDGALALDYFQSELKIHFENKLLELTDNGFKCTPRGYEIMDNILLDII from the coding sequence ATGACAAATGATGAATTAATTACAAAAGATGTTAAAAGCTTATATGTTCACATACCATTTTGTGATAGTATTTGCTTTTTTTGTGATTTCGTTAAGGTCAAAAAAACATCAGATGAACAGGTCTGGCAATATTTAGAAAAATTAGAACAAGAAATTGAATCTTACCGCGATGATCTTGGTAATTTGGAAACAATTTATATTGGAGGAGGAACTCCAAGTTGTCTTAATGAAGAATGCACCTTAAAAATGCTGCAAATTTTACATCCATTTGTTAAAGAAAATATTGAATATACAATTGAGATAAATCCCGAAAAGGTTAGCGAAAATAAACTAGAACTCTACAAAAAGTTTGGAGTAAATCGCTTGAGCATTGGGATTCAGACATTTAGCAATCCGCTTTTAAAAAAAATTGGAAGAATCCATGATAATTTGGAACCAATCAGAGTTATAGAGTTAGCTAGAAAAATTGGTTTTGAAAATATTTCAATTGATTTAATCTATAACCTATTTGAACAAAATAAAGATGACATCTTAGTTGATATTGAAAAAATCAAGGAGTTAAAACCGGACCATATTTCTTGATATTCATTAATTTTAAAAGAAAACTCCATTTGAGGAAAATTGAAAAAGAAATTACCAGAAAATGATGAATATTTTGACGAAATTATTAACTCCAAACTAATTGAATTAGGGTATTGTAGGTACGAAGTTTCTAACTACTCTTTAAATAACAAAATTTCATTACATAATTTATCCTATTGAAATAATCAAAGATTTATAGGTGTTGGTATAGGGGCTGCGGGATTTATTGAAATGAATAATAATCTTTATTTGACTAAAAACGAAGGAAATATTAATCATTGAGAAAGGATAGATCAATTACTTTCTCAAAAAGAGTATTATTTTCAAATTATAATGATGGGATTGCGCTTAGTTGATGGCATTGATTTTAGCAAAGTTAGAGATGGTGCCTTGGCTCTAGATTACTTTCAATCAGAGCTTAAAATTCATTTTGAAAATAAGCTTTTGGAATTAACGGACAATGGTTTCAAATGTACTCCTCGTGGCTATGAAATAATGGATAATATACTCTTAGACATAATTTAA
- a CDS encoding TIGR04561 family membrane protein: MEIWLFNTSLEILDFSVPVWAILLIFIVFAVIFLSLYISIFIKSKSKYLRDKKQSEKISEKDLYKFEDLQIDFEREISKIKKIEKSKK; encoded by the coding sequence ATGGAAATATGGTTGTTCAATACTAGTTTAGAAATTCTTGATTTTTCCGTACCAGTTTGAGCAATTTTATTAATTTTCATTGTTTTTGCTGTGATATTTTTATCGCTTTATATTTCAATCTTCATAAAATCTAAGAGTAAATATTTAAGGGACAAAAAGCAATCAGAAAAAATAAGCGAAAAAGATCTTTATAAATTTGAAGACCTGCAAATTGACTTTGAAAGAGAAATTTCAAAAATTAAGAAAATAGAAAAAAGTAAAAAATAA
- a CDS encoding MSC_0882 family membrane protein: MAFNNDFNNNNYNNPNPSNNGYNADYNNQNRNVIQPRRFEPRQPNNYNPNQNFNDNSPYIDDTSEYQKSVIQNNQSSAKIEYQKKLQRDGLYPAGSGYDFNRGFKQPNFYNGDRYYQETIDFEKPISYGNYDYNPYEPQPSPQPSYFNSQNYYQKPIEVPRQTNYNQNSGAGHGANGYCDVPGCELNQLQPQIQNQPNFQQAPNFQNYNPNGNFQNYNSEPNAASSIEKNEKLQYSKQYSSSQIIPKQILKEIFLEKTRVVLLILFGTIGLVTTSLFTAAYFEAKRMGLSMSDPDQKIWGIPTVNVPYPFWMISLMIISLSLFLIGIADLLFLNANVKKYEKDLRMGYEQVPYFITKNYRAIIARAVYLNWIAFTSYVIMSIVLGILYSMQSAFEAGKTDIYLFFWKIGNFKNFTSEITVTITCLLTVLGIHIANIVFTKIRKNNIISYYGYEILPPNEIKSIRKGANKRCMIIFFVTLFTILFVIVIPIIIIKKKKGVPFRWPWQMMN, from the coding sequence ATGGCATTTAATAACGATTTCAATAACAATAATTACAATAATCCTAATCCTAGTAATAATGGTTATAATGCAGATTATAATAATCAAAATCGAAATGTAATTCAACCTCGTCGCTTCGAACCTAGACAACCAAATAACTACAATCCAAATCAAAATTTTAATGATAATTCACCTTACATTGATGACACTTCAGAGTACCAAAAATCAGTAATTCAAAATAACCAGTCATCAGCTAAAATAGAGTACCAAAAAAAACTTCAAAGAGATGGTTTATACCCAGCAGGAAGTGGATACGATTTTAATCGCGGTTTTAAACAACCTAATTTTTATAACGGTGATCGTTATTACCAGGAAACAATTGATTTTGAAAAGCCAATTAGTTATGGAAATTATGATTACAACCCATATGAGCCCCAACCATCACCCCAACCAAGTTATTTTAATAGCCAAAATTATTACCAGAAACCTATTGAAGTTCCTCGTCAAACTAATTACAATCAAAATTCAGGAGCGGGTCATGGTGCCAATGGTTATTGCGATGTTCCTGGGTGTGAATTAAATCAGTTACAACCTCAAATACAAAATCAACCAAATTTCCAACAAGCACCCAATTTTCAAAACTATAATCCAAATGGAAATTTCCAAAATTATAATTCTGAGCCAAATGCTGCGAGTTCGATTGAGAAGAATGAGAAATTGCAATATTCTAAACAATATTCATCATCTCAAATAATACCAAAGCAGATTCTAAAAGAAATATTTCTTGAAAAAACACGTGTTGTTTTATTAATACTTTTTGGAACTATTGGTCTCGTGACCACTTCTTTATTTACTGCTGCTTATTTTGAGGCTAAAAGAATGGGTTTGAGTATGTCTGATCCAGATCAAAAAATTTGAGGAATACCAACAGTTAATGTTCCTTATCCTTTTTGAATGATTAGTTTGATGATTATTTCGCTTTCATTATTTTTAATCGGAATTGCTGATTTGTTATTTTTAAATGCAAACGTTAAGAAATATGAAAAGGACTTGAGAATGGGATATGAGCAAGTGCCATATTTTATCACAAAAAATTATCGTGCCATTATTGCTAGAGCTGTTTATTTAAATTGAATCGCTTTTACAAGTTATGTAATAATGTCAATTGTTCTTGGAATTCTTTATAGTATGCAAAGTGCTTTTGAAGCTGGTAAAACTGATATATATTTATTTTTCTGAAAAATAGGTAATTTTAAAAACTTTACTTCAGAAATTACTGTTACAATAACTTGCTTATTGACAGTTTTAGGAATCCATATTGCAAATATTGTTTTTACTAAAATCCGTAAAAATAATATAATCTCTTATTATGGATATGAAATATTGCCTCCAAACGAAATTAAATCAATCCGCAAAGGTGCTAATAAACGTTGTATGATAATATTCTTTGTAACATTATTTACAATCCTTTTTGTAATTGTGATACCAATAATTATTATTAAGAAGAAAAAAGGGGTTCCATTCCGTTGACCATGACAAATGATGAATTAA
- the trmFO gene encoding methylenetetrahydrofolate--tRNA-(uracil(54)-C(5))-methyltransferase (FADH(2)-oxidizing) TrmFO, whose product MKSYVNVIGAGLAGCEAAYQLSKKGIKVNLYEVKRLQRNPVQNLNSFAELVCSNSLRSDDLKNAVGTLKEEMRQFDSLIIKAAEKNKLPAGGSLAVDRENFSNYITNLIENDPNITIINQEVEKIDTLIPTIIATGPLTTSSLQKEIQNLIGKDYFYFYDAVAPIIKKDSINMEIAFKKNRYEKGDTQDYINCPMNEEQFKKFYQELIKAEVMEGHLEKDKALKYFEGCMPIEGMAKRGYKTMLFGPLKPAGLRNLDGSPNFAVVQLRQDNAIDDLYNMVGFQTNLKWPEQKRVFQLIPGLEKAEFVRYGVMHLNNFINSPKILNHFLQMKAQENIFFAGQITGVEGYVESAATGIIAAKNLINLLENKPMIQIPTTTVIGGLINYINTTSSENFQPMKANWSIVASLPLSQAKARKEDKKQAYSNRAIEEIKKVVLSFN is encoded by the coding sequence ATGAAATCATATGTTAATGTAATTGGGGCTGGTCTTGCAGGATGTGAGGCAGCTTACCAATTATCTAAAAAGGGTATTAAGGTCAATCTTTATGAGGTAAAAAGATTACAACGTAATCCTGTTCAAAATTTAAATTCATTTGCAGAATTAGTTTGTTCAAATTCTTTACGCAGTGATGATTTAAAAAATGCAGTAGGAACACTAAAAGAAGAAATGCGTCAATTTGATTCTTTAATAATCAAGGCAGCTGAAAAAAACAAATTGCCAGCTGGAGGATCGCTGGCAGTTGATCGAGAAAACTTTTCTAATTACATTACTAATTTAATTGAAAATGATCCAAATATTACCATAATTAACCAAGAGGTTGAAAAAATAGATACATTAATTCCAACAATTATTGCAACCGGTCCACTTACAACATCATCGTTGCAAAAAGAAATTCAAAACCTTATTGGAAAGGACTATTTTTATTTTTATGATGCAGTAGCTCCAATTATCAAAAAAGATTCCATTAATATGGAGATAGCATTTAAAAAGAATCGTTACGAAAAGGGTGATACCCAGGATTACATTAACTGTCCAATGAATGAGGAACAATTTAAAAAATTTTATCAAGAATTAATCAAAGCAGAAGTAATGGAGGGTCATTTAGAAAAAGATAAGGCCTTGAAGTATTTTGAAGGTTGTATGCCAATTGAAGGTATGGCCAAACGTGGCTATAAAACAATGCTGTTTGGCCCTTTAAAACCAGCTGGACTAAGAAATCTTGATGGTTCACCAAATTTTGCCGTTGTTCAGTTGCGTCAAGATAATGCGATTGATGATTTATATAATATGGTGGGTTTCCAAACTAATTTAAAATGACCCGAACAAAAACGAGTCTTTCAATTAATTCCAGGACTAGAAAAAGCAGAATTTGTCAGATATGGAGTTATGCATCTAAATAATTTTATTAATTCCCCTAAAATTTTGAATCATTTTTTGCAAATGAAAGCTCAAGAAAATATCTTTTTTGCTGGTCAAATTACAGGAGTGGAGGGATATGTTGAGTCGGCTGCTACTGGAATTATTGCTGCGAAAAACTTAATTAATTTATTGGAAAACAAACCAATGATTCAAATACCAACAACAACAGTAATTGGGGGCCTTATTAATTACATAAACACTACTAGTTCTGAAAATTTTCAACCAATGAAGGCCAACTGAAGCATAGTTGCTAGTTTGCCTCTCAGCCAAGCCAAAGCCCGTAAAGAGGATAAAAAACAGGCCTATTCAAATAGAGCAATTGAAGAAATCAAAAAAGTAGTCCTTAGTTTTAACTAA